Within the Candidatus Saccharibacteria bacterium oral taxon 488 genome, the region AATGCCTCAAAACCCAAACCGCTTGCCAACATCCTCCCCTGAGTCTCTCGGCCCAGAGGCCGCAACCTCCTCGTCATATACCCTAGACGTAGACTCAGACCCTCGCTTTATGGGAAAACTTGACGCCTACAATCTCGACGCCAAAGCACTCTTTGACCCAGCCCGACGAAAGCAACTGGAAGAAGCTCAACTCGCACAAGATGACTTGGAAGCCTACCTCAACCAACGCCCCGACGAATACGGCAAAGATCCAAATGGCAACCTACTTCCACCCGAAGAAGACCTCTACGACCGAACCCTCAACGAAGCACGCCGTGAGCGTGAGGCCACGAGTCTCACTGACCTCGCAACCGCTGCCGGAGAAGCCCTTGCTCGTGGCGACAAGACCATGGCTGATGATCTCCAAGACGAGATCCTCCAAAGACTCATTGAACGAGCCGAAACCTACGATCTGAGCCAAGAAGCCATCGACCAACGTATCCGTCAGCTTACTAAGATCATGGATAACGCCGAAAATGTCGCTAAAGAAAAAGCCACCAAAGCAGCCAGCCGGCGAACCCTTTCTTTCCCAGCTACACCTCAAGCCCCAGAGTCTGCACCAGCAGCACAGTTCGAGCCAACCCAGACCGTGCCAACAGCTCCAGTGAGGCCGGTGCGGGGGCCAGAGGGGGCTTCAGGTAGTGAAGGGGAAGGGTCTGGAAAAAAAGAGTTGATGAATGAAGCCGTTGGCTTTATGCGCGACGCGCAAGCAGTTATTAGCAACCCAAATATTGATCCCGTAAGCAAAGCTGCACTGATGCGTGAAGTGCGACAGCTGATGAAGGGTCTAAACGACGCTCTCGACAGTTCGGCTACTGATCCATTGAAAGCTGGCGAACGACCAGCACCGGCGACCAGTGAGAGCGGCGGTGGTCAAGGCGGGCCGGAGAGCGCAGGTGAGCCATCCGAGGAGGAGCAGAGAATCAAGATGCTGAAGGATCACCGCGGTCGATTAGAGGCCCGGCGACGTGCTTTGCAGAAAGAGTATGATGATCTTAAAGATAAGAAAAGTGAAAAGGGGCGTCGGCTGCTACATCGTATTGGAATAGTAGACGGTATGATTGATAAGATTAATAAGCAGCTTGATATATTTGGCGGCGGTGCTTCAGGCGGACCGGATAATAGTGAGCAATCACGACGGTCTAGCGCTGTGAAGCCAGAAGTATCTTTGAATGATAGTGCTAGAGAGAATCGCTTGACAACAGTTGCCGAGGTCAAGAAACTGAGAGAGGCTTACGAGCAGGAGTATGAAAAGCATAAAGAATTTCTGAATAGCTATGAAGAAGATGCCTCTAAATATGATCTGATCTCGTGGTTCAGTAAAGTGCGTGATATTATTACTGCCCTCGAGGAGGCGGAGGAGAAACTTGACAAGCCCTCCTTGTCAGAGCAAGTGAGAAAGTTTCATCTATCAAAAGAAAAGAAGTTACTTGATGAGTTTGCATGGTGGCAGAATAATAAGCCACCGCGCCTGACTGTTGATAGAGATGGTGAAGCAGCCAAACTAGATCCAGGGCGAGAAGGCGATGACCCAAAGCAGAAGCAACAGGGGAGTGACCTTGAGTTGAAAAATGGCTCGGAAAAAAAGGGAGTAGCCAGTATAAGGAAGATATTTGGCTGGGGGGCCATCCGGTACGGCATTAATGAGCCGTATAATAACGAGCTATCTAACAAATAAAACAAACGCAGGAAAGAGGTGAGAGTGCCGCAGGGCAAAAGCGCAGGTTTTGTAGAGAGGTGGGCATATCGAGTGAGATCTTTAGCGGCTATGGGTCGGGTCTCTTGGCTGCAATCGCTAGTAAGTTGGTATAAATATGAAGAATTGATATAATAGAATGAAGAGCAGTGAAGCAAAGGAGACGATATGTTCCAACTAGATGATAATTTTTTGAAAGAATTAGGACTAGACCAACTGCCGGATGAGCAGAAGAAGCCGTTTTTACAGCATATTTATAGCGAGTTGGAGCTACGGGTCGGCGAGCGGTTGAGTCAGGGGATGAGCGACGCGCAGCTGGATGAGTTTGCGAACATTATCGACAAGGCGCCGGGCGCGGTAGATGAGTTTCTCGCCAAATATGCGCCAAATTACCAGCAGGAGCCGATGTTTCAGCGGTTGGTGCAGGCAACTAAGGCTGATCCGAATAATCCGGGTCTAAAAGACGAGTTTGCGGCGACGAAGTGGCTAGAGGTAAATCGGCCTGATTATCGCGATGTGGTAGCGGCGACAATGGACGAACTGAAGAAGGAGATCATAACTAACCGCGAGGCTATTTTAGGCGGCATGGGTGCATCCTCGGCGCCGGGGCAAGCTTAGAACGACTTTTAGCTACCTTATAGCCCATGAACTTAGCCTTGATGGCCGCGGAGAAACGCCTCTGCGGTCATTTGTTTACCGCTTGGGGCGATCAGTTCGAGGATGGTTACGTATCGTCCGTCACAGCACTTGACGCTCAGCGGCGATGCTGGGGCGTCTGAGGCGCGAGTTTTAGTGATAATGAGTTCACGGTCATGAATGCGCAGACGACTACGTGGAAAGCCGAGATACGCCCGCACATGGGCATCGGCGGCTGCGGCGGTCATGGTGGCAGGATCAATGAGTGACATATCCTTGGAAAGCAGCTGGCAATACGTGGCATCGGCGTCGTTTTGCGGGGTCGGCTGAAGCGTACCGGTAAGGATGCTTGGCAGCGTGCGCACGAGCAGGTCGCTGCCGGCAGCAAACAGCTCATCATACAGCTGTGGTTTGGTTTCAGTGCCGGTGAGCGGGTGACGGTGTTGGGTGTAAATTGGGCCAGCGTCCATCTGGGCGTCAAGTTGCATAATGGAGATGCCGGTTTCTGAGTCTTGGTGTGCAATGGCCGCCTCGATCGGTGAAGGGCCACGCCATGTTGGCAGTAGTGAAGGGTGGAGATTGATAATGCCGGGAGTGAAGAGGTCGATGATTGACTGGGGGATGATTTTGCCGTAAGCGACGAGGACGCCGGCGACAGGCTGGAGGGCAGTGATATCGGGGATTAGGTCACGGAGTTTGTTGGGCTGCCAGACGAGGATGCCATGTTGGCGGGCAAAGGTTTTGACTGGTGGCTCGGTAAGCTTATGGCCGCGGCCACTACGCATATCGGGTTTGGTGATGACGGCGCGAATGGGAAAACCTGCCTCGTAGAGTGCTTTAAGGGTAATCAGACTGTACGCTTCGGTGCCGAAAAAGATGATTGGTGGCATGTTAGCCCCACAGCTGAGCATTATCTTTGATGTCGGCTTCGTAATCAAGCGGCTGTAATTCACCAGAATCATCAAGCGTGTAAAAAGCGTCGTGTTGGTCGCGGATATGGTCGATAAAGACGACGCCGTTGGTGTGATCGATCTCGTGCTGGATAACACGGGCGAGGAAGCCTTCGGCCTTGAGGCGAATCTCGTTGCCGTCGAGGTCAAGAGCCTTGACGCGGATTTTAGAATGGCGGGGAACTTTGCCGTAGACGTGCTTGACGCTGAGGCAGCCTTCGAAATCGGCGACAATTTCTCCCTCGTATTTGACAATTTCAGGATTGATCAGGGTGGTGAATTCGCGAGTAGCTTTGTCGTCAAAGTCGCTGCGGACGATGATGATGCGCTCGAGATGATCAACCTGGATGGCGGCGAGGGCAGCGCTGATCTCGTGGGGACGAGAATCTTCCCAGTCAAGAGCGGCCGCGATCATATTGGCTGATAACTGGCGCACCTCGTCGGTGATGACGTGAATTTTAGCTGATTTTTGGCGGAGATGCGGATTTGGTAGGGCAATAATATCGTCTTTAGTCATTGTGATTATTATAGCACAGGTGGTTAGAGGAGGCTGGTCGGGTCGAGCTCAGCCTGCCAATGAGCCGGTGGCACGAGGTCAAGGAGACTGACGAGGTCGCTGCGGCGCGGGCTTTTGAGAATGAGCTGCCAGCGGTACGTGTCGCGGACGCGCTCATAAAATGCCGGTGTTGGGCCAAGGATGCGGACGTCGGTCGGGGCGGCCGCCTGCAGTGTCTGGGCGAGCTTTTTGGCGTTGCGGATGGCGGCGGCTTCGGTTTTATAGACGCAGGTTAATTTGAGTAGATAGGTAAATGGCGGAAAGTCGGTGGCGCGTCGCCGAGCGATAGTGCGGGCGTAAAAATCAGTGTAGTTTTGGGCAAGCCCATCGCGGATGGCGGGATGGTCTGGCTGAAAGGTTTGGATGATGACGTCGGTGGCGTGATGAGAGCGGCCAACGCGGCCAACGACTTGGGCCAGCAGCTGGAAGGTGCGCTCGCTTGAGGAAAAGTCAGGCAATGTCAACCCGGCGTCGGCTTGGACGACACCAACAGTGCGTAGGTGCGGTAGGTCGAGGCCCTTGGCGATCACTTGGGTGCCGATGATGATGTCAATTGAACCGTTTTTGAGCTCGTCGTAGCGCTTGTCGGCCGCATCGTCGGCGGTCGTGTCGGCATCAAAGCGGGCGATGGTGCTTGTGGGAAAGAGCTTGCGTAATTCCGCTTCGATGCGCTTGGTGCCGAGGCCTTTATGAATGATATCGGCATGATGACACTCGGGACAGCTGGTAGGGACGGACGCCCTGAAGCCGCAGATATGACAGAGGAGCTGGTGCTGGTCGGCGTGGAGGGTGAGTGGCACAAAACAGCGCGGACAGCCGGCGTTCCAGCCGCATTGTTCGCATAGGGTGATAGCGGCGGTGCCGCGGCGATTGTGAAAAACGAGGGCTTGATTACCATCATTCAGCGAGCCAGTGATAGCCGTGAGTAGTTGATCAGAGAGAAAGAAATGCTGAGTAAAGTTCGTACGCTTGGTCATGTCGATCAGCGAGACGCGCGGTTTAACGGCGTCTGAACGGGCGGGTGTGGGCATGGTTATGATGGGCCGGCCAGCGGTTTTTGCCAGAAAATAATCGCTGATCGTAGGGGTGGCGCTGCCGAGAACGAGCTTGGCTTCGTGCTGGCGAGCGAGAATGGCCGCAGTGCGCAGCGCTGAGTAGCGGGGCGATTGCTCCTGCTTGAAGCTGGGTTCGTGACATTCATCAATGACGATGAGGCCCAGTTGCTGGACGGGCATGAACAGGGCTGATCGAGGGCCAATGACGATGAGTGGGTCGCGTGAATTGATAACATGTTGCCAAGTCACGTGCCGCTCGGCTTCGGTCTGGCGCGAGTGGGTGAGGACGATATTGTCGAAATACCTCGCAAATTCGGTAACGAGCTGTGAGGTGAGGGCGATTTCTGGCACCAAAATAATTGACGACAAGCCCTCGTCCATCAGCCGCCGGGCGAGTTCAATATAGACACGCGTCTTGCCAGATCCGGTCACGCCATGTAGCAGCGCGCTACCAGGGAGCATGTCGTCAATGGCGGTGATGGCGGCCCTCTGGTCGGGCGTGAGTGCTGTTGTCGGTGGTTGTGAGGCCTGCGGACTGGCGGCGCGTGCGGGTATGTGGCGGCGCTTCTTCGTTAAACCGCGTGGCAGGATGGTTTGCCAGACGGTTGCGAGATGCGTATGATAATAGCTGCTCATCCACAGAGCCGTCTGGATGAGCGGTAGCGGCACGGGAGCGTCATCTAAAATCTGGACAATTTCTTTAACCGTAAACTCGGGCTTGACGACTGCCGACATAATGATGCCGACGCACTGAGCTGAGCCAACTTCTATAACGACCAGCGCACCGACTGGCAGCCGCTCGGGGTGTGCATAGGTAAACGAATGCGCATCGGCACGAATGATCTTGATCGGTGATACTAAATAGTAGTACATGTCTTGCTTTATTATACCGCGCTGGCTGGTTGAATATAATCATGAGCGTTTTAGGGTGTAAGCACGTATGCTGAGGGTGTAGGGCGTATAATTGTCGAAAAAGCTTGTCGGGTGTTGTAAAATTGTGATACACTGAGTGGTAGCGAAAGGGAATATGGGGAGAGAATGCTTGACATTTTTATTACATCACGAGTGAGACGCAAAATCGTAGTTGTGTATGCCAAGTATCCTGATTTTCATACGCACGTACGTGGCCTAGCGAAGCTGATTAAGGAAGATCCCGGTAACATTCAGCGCGAGCTCAAGCGGCTGGAAAAAGTTGGCTTCTTGAGGAGCGAGAAGCAGGGTAATTCGCGGGCATACTTTACGAACAAGCAGTTCCCGATTTTCAAGGAATTACAGAGTATGGTGATTAAGTCGCAGCAACATGCGGCCCGGCCGAAGCGCGGCTCGGTTGATAGAGATTGATGACCTTATTTGAGCGGATTTTGACGGCGCGGGGTCTCGCGACGCGGTCAGCACGCGAGGCTTTTTTGCAGCCGGATTATGCAGCGGTGAAACATGATCCATTTTTGCTGCCGGACATGCATAAGGCGGTGGCGCGGCTGAAACAAGCGCAGAAGCAGGGCGAAAAAATCGTCATTTACGGTGATTATGACATTGACGGACTGAGCGCCACGGCGCTGCTGCTGGATGCGTTTGGTAAGTTTGGTTTTGAGGGCGTTGACGCTTTCATCCCGAACCGGTTTGTTGAAGGTTATGGTATGACCATGGGCGCGGTGGACAAGGTATGCGACATGGGGGCGGATTTGATCGTGACGGTAGATACCGGTAGTTTGTGCCATGCGGAGATTGCATATGCCGCTAGCTTGGGGATTGATACGGTGGTGACCGATCATCATAATGTTGCTGAGACTCCGCCGCCGAGTGTGGCAGCGGTGAATCCGAAGTTTCCAGGACATACTTATCCATTTCGTGATTTGTGTGGTGCGGGCGTGGCGTTTAAGTTGGTGCAGGCGCTGCAGACTGAATTGGACGGGCTGCCTGATGGCTATGAAAAATGGCTGCTCGATTTGGTGGCGCTAGGGACGGTGTGCGATATCGTGACGTTGGCTGATGAAAATCGAGCGAATGTCTATTGGGGCTTAGAAGTGTTGAAAAAACAACAACGTCCAGGATTGAAAGCGTTGATGGCGGTGGCGGGTATTGAGCCGGAGCAGGTCAATGCCAGGCATTTGGGGTTTGGTTTGGGTCCGCGAATGAATGCAGCGGGCCGGCTGGAGACGGCGCAGCACGCGTTGGACATGCTGGTGGCGCACGATGGGCTGGCGGCACTGGAGGCGAGCGAGAAGTTGGAGGAATTAAATGCTAAGCGGCGCGGTATTCAGGACGCGATTTTTGAGGAAGCATGCGTGCAAGCCGAGGAATTGGCGAATGACCGGGTGCTGGTAGTCAGTAGCGACGGCTGGAATCACGGCGTTATCGGCATCGTGGCGTCGAAACTGGTGGAGAAATATAACAAGCCAGTGTTTATCATTGGCGAACGCGGTGAGGAGGCGACTGGCTCGGCGCGTAGTTTCGGTGATTTTTCAGCGGCGGATGCAGTGCGGGCGGCGGACGACATTATCATCAAAGGCGGCGGGCATGGGGCGGCTGCTGGCGTGACGCTGGCGACTGAAAAGATTGGTGATTTTCGTCGTCGCGTGAATGATTTTTATGATTCGCTGCAACTAACAAACCAAGAGCGATATTTGCTGCCGCGAGCCGACGTGGAAATTGCTGATTTTTCGGAAATTGATGAGGAATTAGTAGAGAATCTGGCAAGAATGGAGCCATTTGGTAATGGTAATCCCGAGCCTGTAGTAAAAATCACTACAGCGAGCGTGTTGAGCGCGCGACGGATGGGCGCGGATGGGCAGCACGTTAAACTGACTTTGCGCGACCAAAATGGCAAGGCGCTGCAAATGCTGGCGTTCAATGCGCCCGAGGCGTTTTTCTGCGAGCCAGGCGACGAGGTGGTAGCGTGGTTTCAGCCAACTATCAACGAATGGCAGGGGGTGCGGACGGTTGAGGGGCGGCTCGTTCACATGGCTTTGTTGGATTGATGTGGTAATTACAACTTTTGTTTGAGGGTGATCACCAGTTGCTTGGGCGCAGCAGTTTTTTGTTGTTAAATTAGCAACGACGTTATGCATTGAGGCCGTGTATCCCCTTCGGGCAATGTCAGTAACTTGACAAATCACAAAAAAGAGAGTAGCATGAACTCATAATATAAAATTGCTAAATGCAAGAAGGAAACAAACATGACACAAAGTTATGAACATAATGGCAATGGAAGTCCAAATCCAAACGCTGCTAATTGGGCCGAGATCGGTAGGGAGGATGGACCAGTTTATCTGGACCTATCTACATTAGATTTTTCTAAAGTAGAAGAGACTTACAGTAAGATCAAAGATCCCAATAAGGCTATTGAGGTTGAGATTTCAGAAACCACTCAGAAGGTAGAAACAGTTATCACAGAAGAAGACGGAACAGAGCGAGTTGAGACGGTTAATACAGCGAATCCTGGTGATGCAATCGTTACGGGCAAGAAAGGCGAGCGTTATGTCATAAATGCCGAAGATTTTCGTAACCTCTATGAGCCACTTACGGAAGAGAATGGTGTAGCCGCTAATGGCAAGTATTTGCCTAAAAATGTTGTGAAGTGCATGGAGAACCCAGAGGGTAAAGAGATTGTCATTGATGCGCCGTGGGGTGGTAGACAGACAGGTGGGGCTAATTGCATAATTGTAGAAAGTCAAATTGAGAACAGTGATGGTAAAAAAGAGAGATATATTATTGAAAGAGGTGCGTTTGAGGCAACATACAAAAAAGATAGCCAAACCGCTGGAGAAGAGTAGCTTTAGTTGGCTGGGCTAAAATATAGTTGCCGGACGCCGCATGGATAAATATCGGGTGGCGTCTTTTCGTGCTCAGTCTAACCGATCTTAGATGCTAATTTGTCAAATATTTTCTCATCTGTTATAATGCAGGAAGTATGGTACAAGTAACACGTAAAGATCAGAAGGAAGCGAACGAGAATGTGATTCGTCGCTTTAATCGCAAGGTGCTGCAGAGCGGTGTCCTTGCGCGGGCAAAGTCGGTGATGCGATTTGCCAAGCCGATTTCCAAGGTTGAGCGCCGCAAGAAAGCGATTATTCGCCGCGAGCGCCGGGCCGAGAAAACAGCCAGGATGCGCATGGGGGCAACGCGTTAATGTCGGCGCTCAAAGCGCGTATTGCTGATGAGATGAAAGCCGCTCTTCTAGGGCGGCATCGTTTTCGGGGTGACGTCCTGCGTAGCTTGAAGGCGGCAATCCTTAATGAGGAGGTATCGCTCGGTAAGCGCGATGAAGGTCTAAATGATGCAGAAGTCGAGAGGGTAGTTGCCCGCGAAGTTAAAAAGCGCAAAGAAAGTGCCGAGTTATACCGGGCAAATGGCCGGGCAGAACTAGCCGAGCCGGAGGAGCAAGAGGCAGCAATTTTACAGGAATTTTTGCCTAAACAGCTGAGCGAAGATGAGATTCGGGCAATGGTCGAGGCAGCGGTTGCTGATTTGGGTGCGACGATGCAGCAGATGGGTCAGGTGATCGGTGCGGTGAAGGCTAAGGCTGGCAATGCGGCTGACGGCGCCTTGATTGCGAAAATTACCAAAGAAACGCTAGCAAAACAATAACAACACAGAAAAAGGAGCAAAGGATGATCTTATTGTTTGGGCCGCCGGGGGCTGGTAAAAGTATGCAGGGGCAGATGTTGGCAGCGCGCCAGGGTTGGAAATGGCTATCGACCGGCGAGATGTTGCGCCGAAGTAATGATCCGGCGGTGATTGATATTTTACGCTCGGGCGAGCTGGTGAGCGATGCGTTGATTTACCAAGTGTTTGAGCAGGCGGTGCAGGATGCGCGCGATAAAAAATATCCAAATATCATTGTGGATGGCTTTCCGCGGACGAAAGAACAGGCGGCATGGCTGGATGAGTATATGGCACGGATGAGTGAGAAGATTGATACGGTGATTTCACTGGAAGTGCCGGAGGCGGAAATTATGCGGCGGCTAGAAAAGCGTGGCCGGTTGGAGGATACGCCAGAGGCGATTGCCCGGCGAATGACGATTTATCGGCAAAAAATGTATCCGGTGTTGGGGATTTTTGCTGAGGCAGGCGTTAGGATTGTCCATCTTGACGGCGTCGGGACGGCTGGTGAAGTACATGACCGGATTTATGAAGAGGTGGCGTACGCATGCCAACTTTAATTACGGGTGAGAAAACGCCGCAGCAGATGAAGGATATGCGCGAATGCGGGCGGATGTTGGCGACGATTTATGACGAGTTGCGCCAGCGGGTAACGGCTGGTATGAGTGAATTGGATGTCAATGAGTTTGTGGCCGGGCGAATCAAGGATTTTGGTGCGGAGGCGACGTATTTGACGGATGAGGTGAAATTCCCAGGGGTGATTTGCGTGTCGACTAATGAGCAATTGGTGCACTCATTTCCGACAGACTATGTGTTTGAGAAGGGCGATGTAGTGAGCTTTGACCTGGTGATTGGCTACCGCGACATGAAGACCGATAGCGCGTTTACTATGGTGATTGACAAAGAGCCGCGCGGCGCTAAGAAGCATTTGCTGCACGCGACAGAGCAAAGTTTGTATGCGGGAATTGATGCGATTTCCGGTGAGGGAACGCGCGTTGGCGATATTTCGGCTGGCGTGGAAGCGGTATTGAAGAAGGCTAAATTGGGTATCATTCGCGAGCTGGTTGGCCACGGTGTGGGGCTGGAAATGCACATGAGTCCAGAGATTCCAAATTATGGCCGACGCGGTACCGGGCCAGTGCTGCACGCAGGCGACACGATTGCCATCGAGCCGATGGCCAGCCTCGGCGGCGAGAAAATTGTGACTGAGGATGACGGCTGGACGATTAGCATGAAAGACGGCAGTTTGGGTGCACATTTTGAACATACCGTGCTGATCACCGAGACGGGTGCGGAGATTTTGACGACGCTCTAGGCTATCTGGTATACTAAGCATATGCAAGAACAATCTCGATATGTGGTAGGAATTGATGTTGGTACGAAGACCGTGCGCTGCGTGGTCGGACATATCGGGGAGTCGGGGCTGCCAAACATTGTTGGTGTCGGCGTGAGTGAAAATAGCGGCATGCGTAAGGGTGCGGTATCGAACTTGACGGGGCCGGCGGCGGCGATTGACAAGGCGCTCGAGGCGGCCGAACGCATGAGCGGTCATCATATTAATGCAGCGGCGCTGAGCGTCAATGGGTCGCATATCTTGAGCACCAAAGCTGATGGTATGATCGCGGTGGGGATGAGTGGCGGTGAAGTGACGGACGAGGATGTGCTGCGGATTGAAGAAGTGGCGACGACCGGGAAGGTGCCGGCTAATCGAGAGATTTTGGAGATTGTGCCGCATGCCTATCGGCTGGACGGACAGGATAACATCAAGGATCCGGTGGGGATGAGCGGGACGCGCCTGGAGCTGCGGGCTAATGTGGTCTCGGGTCTGACGCCGTATGTGGCGAATTTACGCCGCTCGGCCGAGATGGCCAATGTCACTGCCTCGAGCCTAACACCGAGCGTGTTGGCAGCGGCGCGAGCGGTGCTCAGCGAGTCGCAGATTGAGAACGGAGTGGCGGTTATCGACATTGGTGGTAGCACGACCGGTGTGGCCGTGTTTGAAGAGGGCGATTTGCAGCATGTGGCGGTGATCCCGATGGGAGCGCAGAATGTGACAAATGATGTGGCGATTGGGCTAAAGACTGACCCGGAGATCGCTGAGGCAGTCAAATTGGCGCATGCCCGGCTGGGCGGCGGCAAGGCTGGTCGCGTTGATACCAAGCATGACAAACAGGTGTACACATTTGAACAAAGCGAGATTGATGAGATTGTCGAGGCGCGCTACGAGGAGATTTTCGAGCTAGTCGCCAAAGAATTGAAGCGGGCCGGCGGCATTGGACGGCTGCCGAGCGGTGTGGTGCTGGTTGGTGGCGGCGCTAAGGTCAAGGATCTGGTCGAATTTGCGAAAAATAGCCTCGGCGTGGCGGCTAAACTAGGTGTGCCGGCAGGATATGCAGGCGTGAGCGACGAGGCGAATGGGCCGGAGTTTGCGGCGGCAATTGGCCTGATGCTCATTGACGGGGCAGGGGCTGAGCGGGCCGAGCAGACGCATAGCAAGGTAGGTTCGGTGACCAAGAAAGCCGGCGGGATGATTAGTCGATTACTAGCGAGGTTTAAGTAGGAGCTAGTAGACAAAGATGGTATACTTGATAAGAGAAAGATAGGGAGAGGAAAATGCCGCAGATTACACCAAGTGAAGTTCAAACGTTTGCCAGTATCAAAGTTGTCGGTGTCGGTGGAGCTGGTGGTTCGGCCATCAATCGGATGAAAGATGCGGGGCTCGCTGGCGTGCAGTTTATCGCCATGAACACTGATGCTCAGGCATTGCATAATTCCAAGGCGGATGTCAAGATTCATCTCGGGCACACCACGACTAATGGGCTGGGTGCCGGTGCTGATCCGATGGTTGGTGAGGCGGCAGCCAATGAGTCGCGCGAGGAGATTCGCCAGGCACTCGAGGGTGCGGACATGGTGTTTGTGACGATTGGTGCTGGTGGTGGCACTGGATCGGGCGCTGGGCATATCGTGGCGGAAATTGCTCGCGAGATGGACATCTTGGTGGTTGGTGTGGCGACGCGACCATTTAGTTTTGAAGGCGAAAAGCGTCGAGTGAATGCTGATTGGGCAATTACTCACTTGGGCCGACAGGTTGATACTTTGATTACTATTCCGAATGACCGATTGCTGCAGACGATTGATCGGCGGACGCCGCTGCTCGAGACGTTCAAGATTGCTGATGACGTGCTGCGCCAAGGTGTGCAGGGTATTTCTGAGCTGATTACCGAGCATGGTTTGATTAATCTCGACTTTGCTGACGTCAAGGCGGTGATGAGTCGGGCTGGTTCGGCGCTGATGGGGATCGGTCGGGCTGATGGCGAGAATCGGGCGGTGCAGGCCGCTCAGCAAGCGATCGAGAGTCCGCTGATCGAGGTGTCGATTGACGGTGCAAAGGGCGTGTTGTTTAACGTGACCGGTGGCTATGACATGAGCATGGCAGAGATTCAGGAGGCGGCTGAGGTAATTACCAGCGCGGTCAGCCCTGATGCCAATATTATCTTTGGAGCAACGCTCAAGCCAGAGCTCGAAGACGAGGTGATCATCACGGTTATCGCCACTGGGTTTGATAGTGAGACCTATCATGATCACGAGGTGAGTTTGACGAGTGAAGCGTCGCATGAATCAGAGACTGAAGTTGATGATGAGGTGGTTGAAGGGATTGATCTGGAGCTCAGTGAGCAGAGCGGAGCGACGGACTTTACGTCTGAGCAGGAAAACAACATCTGGGATCAGCCAGCTGAGGATGAAGCGGACGAAGATGATACGCCAGCCTTCCTTCGCCGCCGCAAAAAGAACAAGGAGGAATAAATGAGCGGATTTAACATTGGTGATAGCCGCGTGATCGAGTCGCGAGAGGTTTCTGATGGTGTGGCGATTCGCCGCCGCCGCGAGACGCCGGATGGACGGCGTTTCACTACGTATGAACGCGTGGAAAAGCCAAACCTCATTGTGATCAAGAAAAATGGTAGTCGTGAACTGTTTGATCGAGTTAAGCTCGCGCATGCGGTGCGCCAGTCGGTTGGTAAATTCCTCAAGTCCGACGAGGAAGTTGAGTCGATTATCACGGCGGTTGAAGATAAATTGTATGCGCTGGGCGCCTCAGAAGTGCCGTCGCGGCAGATCGGCGAGTTTGTACTGGATGAATTAGCGAAGCGTAACGAGGTGGCGTATGTACGTTTTGCCAGCGTGTTTCAGAAGTTTGAAACGCTGGATGATTTCGTCAAGATATTGGAACAGCGTCGCCAGAAAGGACAAGAATAATGCGAGTCGTTGTCGTATACCGGGCGGAAAGTGATTACGCGCGCCAAGTCACTAGTTTTCTGCATGACTTTAGTCGGCAGACGGGGCACACGATTGAAG harbors:
- a CDS encoding GatB/YqeY domain-containing protein, which codes for MSALKARIADEMKAALLGRHRFRGDVLRSLKAAILNEEVSLGKRDEGLNDAEVERVVAREVKKRKESAELYRANGRAELAEPEEQEAAILQEFLPKQLSEDEIRAMVEAAVADLGATMQQMGQVIGAVKAKAGNAADGALIAKITKETLAKQ
- a CDS encoding AAA family ATPase → MILLFGPPGAGKSMQGQMLAARQGWKWLSTGEMLRRSNDPAVIDILRSGELVSDALIYQVFEQAVQDARDKKYPNIIVDGFPRTKEQAAWLDEYMARMSEKIDTVISLEVPEAEIMRRLEKRGRLEDTPEAIARRMTIYRQKMYPVLGIFAEAGVRIVHLDGVGTAGEVHDRIYEEVAYACQL
- the map gene encoding type I methionyl aminopeptidase yields the protein MPTLITGEKTPQQMKDMRECGRMLATIYDELRQRVTAGMSELDVNEFVAGRIKDFGAEATYLTDEVKFPGVICVSTNEQLVHSFPTDYVFEKGDVVSFDLVIGYRDMKTDSAFTMVIDKEPRGAKKHLLHATEQSLYAGIDAISGEGTRVGDISAGVEAVLKKAKLGIIRELVGHGVGLEMHMSPEIPNYGRRGTGPVLHAGDTIAIEPMASLGGEKIVTEDDGWTISMKDGSLGAHFEHTVLITETGAEILTTL
- the ftsA gene encoding cell division protein FtsA, whose translation is MQEQSRYVVGIDVGTKTVRCVVGHIGESGLPNIVGVGVSENSGMRKGAVSNLTGPAAAIDKALEAAERMSGHHINAAALSVNGSHILSTKADGMIAVGMSGGEVTDEDVLRIEEVATTGKVPANREILEIVPHAYRLDGQDNIKDPVGMSGTRLELRANVVSGLTPYVANLRRSAEMANVTASSLTPSVLAAARAVLSESQIENGVAVIDIGGSTTGVAVFEEGDLQHVAVIPMGAQNVTNDVAIGLKTDPEIAEAVKLAHARLGGGKAGRVDTKHDKQVYTFEQSEIDEIVEARYEEIFELVAKELKRAGGIGRLPSGVVLVGGGAKVKDLVEFAKNSLGVAAKLGVPAGYAGVSDEANGPEFAAAIGLMLIDGAGAERAEQTHSKVGSVTKKAGGMISRLLARFK
- the ftsZ gene encoding cell division protein FtsZ, whose protein sequence is MPQITPSEVQTFASIKVVGVGGAGGSAINRMKDAGLAGVQFIAMNTDAQALHNSKADVKIHLGHTTTNGLGAGADPMVGEAAANESREEIRQALEGADMVFVTIGAGGGTGSGAGHIVAEIAREMDILVVGVATRPFSFEGEKRRVNADWAITHLGRQVDTLITIPNDRLLQTIDRRTPLLETFKIADDVLRQGVQGISELITEHGLINLDFADVKAVMSRAGSALMGIGRADGENRAVQAAQQAIESPLIEVSIDGAKGVLFNVTGGYDMSMAEIQEAAEVITSAVSPDANIIFGATLKPELEDEVIITVIATGFDSETYHDHEVSLTSEASHESETEVDDEVVEGIDLELSEQSGATDFTSEQENNIWDQPAEDEADEDDTPAFLRRRKKNKEE
- the nrdR gene encoding transcriptional repressor NrdR, whose amino-acid sequence is MSGFNIGDSRVIESREVSDGVAIRRRRETPDGRRFTTYERVEKPNLIVIKKNGSRELFDRVKLAHAVRQSVGKFLKSDEEVESIITAVEDKLYALGASEVPSRQIGEFVLDELAKRNEVAYVRFASVFQKFETLDDFVKILEQRRQKGQE